One window of Pyrus communis chromosome 12, drPyrComm1.1, whole genome shotgun sequence genomic DNA carries:
- the LOC137709707 gene encoding zinc finger protein ZAT4-like, translating into MERHRCKLCSRAFANGRALGGHMKAHLATFPLPPKTYQITESDSSSSSSSGEEPEKEEQHLQEEQEEEKGLTYGLRENPKRSFRLADPEFSFVDAGSVIQDRESETESRNPTRRRSKRNRRSFVVVTDNLQSQKLELKKKPKLTISTPRRLAESPTLAAELEPVSSVSDTSPEEDVAMCLMMLSRDVWMIRLHDHQQADQSVQVQEHSRQVVEQLEGVKSKKLRGKNRCEKCNKLFRSFQAMCGHKKICFRNEEEAINNAGGEKLFECPFCYKIFGSGQALGGHKRSHLSGSSRSMVVSMAAKTEVKEGFIDLNLPAPEEDDEFSVLSDA; encoded by the coding sequence ATGGAGAGGCACAGATGCAAGCTCTGCTCTAGGGCTTTTGCTAATGGCAGAGCACTGGGTGGTCATATGAAGGCTCACTTGGCAACTTTTCCTCTTCCCCCTAAAACTTACCAAATCACTGAGTCCGACTCGtcttcatcttcctcctccGGCGAAGAAccagaaaaagaagaacaacatttgcaagaagaacaagaagaggaaAAGGGTTTGACTTATGGGCTGAGAGAGAACCCAAAGAGGAGTTTCCGGCTTGCGGATCCtgagttttcttttgttgatgCTGGGTCGGTGATTCAAGACAGAGAGAGTGAGACCGAGTCAAGAAACCCAACTCGGAGACGATCCAAGCGGAATCGAAGATCATTCGTTGTTGTTACAGATAATCTGCAGAGCCAGAAGttggagttgaagaaaaaacCCAAGTTGACAATTTCAACACCGCGGCGTTTGGCCGAGTCTCCTACTCTAGCGGCAGAGCTTGAGCCGGTGAGCTCGGTCTCCGATACTTCTCCGGAAGAAGATGTTGCTATGTGCCTTATGATGCTGTCAAGAGATGTGTGGATGATAAGATTACATGACCATCAGCAAGCAGATCAATCGGTTCAAGTTCAAGAACATAGTAGGCAAGTAGTGGAGCAGCTGGAGGGGGTCAAATCGAAGAAACTTCGAGGGAAGAATCGGTGTGAGAAATGCAACAAACTGTTTCGATCTTTTCAAGCAATGTGCGGCCACAAAAAGATTTGCTTTCGGAACGAGGAGGAAGCAATCAACAATGCAGGTGGTGAGAAGCTGTTTGAGTGCCCCTTTTGCTACAAAATATTTGGTTCCGGTCAAGCTCTTGGCGGTCACAAAAGATCTCACCTTTCGGGTTCTTCAAGATCAATGGTTGTATCAATGGCTGCAAAAACTGAAGTTAAAGAGGGTTTCATAGATCTCAACCTGCCTGCTccggaagaagatgatgaatttAGCGTGCTATCGGATGCGTAA